Proteins co-encoded in one Dehalobacter sp. genomic window:
- a CDS encoding reductive dehalogenase gives MSVNSENKEKGISRRGFLKTGVAATAMGVMGAIAAPAKIANAAVASPSLDYQTTKGQWSKLRPKANYGGASVRYVENNDQWLGTTKIVGKVKQTNEKDAGFALAVSGELGDKARAGLFTTLFRHPMALPFASAIGAVSGISMLTGEPNPHKLPIPDPEQMSQHIKDFAYYLRADEVGIGNMPDFAYYESNMEPPLAAYLMQAVPINTPFGKVPITDKMPYVICMAVEMHLETWLGSTGYDAMGVTQSNRCYHAAANAAIIMASYIRQLGYHARAHHFGNYEVLIPPCLIACGMGELTRTVDTALHPRIGFRHKTSAVTTDLPLATDKPIDFGLQDFCRVCKKCADNCPSQAISFDDDPVPHNGYLRWNTDSKKCTVFRAANDEGVSCGRCVKVCPWNSKEDSWFHEAGLWIGSKGENASKLLKGIDDMFGYGTEQIEKYKWWLEYPELYKYDVEATLKRINSAAPAATHGTHGTHGASGAL, from the coding sequence ATGTCCGTAAATTCAGAAAATAAAGAAAAAGGAATAAGCCGCCGTGGTTTTCTGAAAACCGGGGTAGCAGCCACTGCAATGGGCGTCATGGGTGCGATTGCGGCACCCGCCAAGATCGCCAACGCAGCGGTAGCATCACCTAGTTTGGACTATCAGACCACCAAAGGACAATGGTCAAAATTGCGTCCTAAAGCGAATTATGGCGGTGCATCCGTCCGTTATGTCGAAAATAACGATCAATGGCTGGGGACAACCAAGATTGTTGGAAAAGTGAAGCAAACCAATGAGAAAGATGCCGGATTTGCCCTGGCTGTATCAGGAGAATTGGGTGATAAAGCAAGGGCCGGACTTTTTACTACACTGTTTAGACATCCTATGGCATTACCGTTTGCAAGTGCTATTGGAGCAGTCTCAGGTATATCTATGCTTACAGGAGAGCCAAATCCGCATAAATTGCCTATACCAGACCCTGAACAGATGTCCCAGCATATTAAAGATTTCGCCTATTACCTTCGAGCAGACGAAGTAGGTATCGGCAATATGCCTGATTTTGCTTATTACGAAAGTAACATGGAACCGCCCTTAGCCGCATATCTCATGCAAGCTGTTCCCATCAATACACCATTTGGAAAGGTGCCTATCACAGATAAAATGCCTTACGTTATTTGTATGGCTGTAGAGATGCATTTGGAAACTTGGTTGGGTTCAACAGGATATGACGCCATGGGTGTCACCCAATCGAATCGGTGTTACCATGCCGCTGCCAATGCGGCAATCATCATGGCAAGTTATATTCGTCAGTTGGGTTATCATGCCAGGGCCCATCATTTTGGGAATTACGAGGTTCTTATTCCACCTTGTCTGATTGCCTGCGGAATGGGTGAACTTACCAGGACAGTTGATACTGCTCTTCATCCTCGTATTGGTTTCCGTCATAAAACTTCAGCAGTTACAACGGATTTGCCTTTGGCAACGGATAAACCGATTGATTTTGGTCTGCAGGATTTCTGCAGAGTATGTAAAAAGTGTGCGGATAACTGTCCTTCTCAAGCTATTAGCTTTGATGATGACCCTGTACCGCACAATGGTTATCTCCGTTGGAATACTGATTCTAAGAAGTGTACGGTATTCCGCGCTGCTAACGATGAAGGCGTCAGCTGCGGAAGATGTGTGAAAGTATGTCCTTGGAACTCCAAAGAAGATTCTTGGTTCCATGAAGCTGGCTTGTGGATTGGCAGTAAAGGAGAGAATGCTTCAAAATTGCTTAAAGGTATCGATGATATGTTCGGATACGGCACGGAACAGATTGAGAAATATAAGTGGTGGCTGGAGTATCCGGAACTTTATAAGTATGACGTTGAAGCAACTCTCAAACGCATTAACTCTGCTGCACCTGCTGCAACTCACGGAACTCACGGAACTCACGGAGCTTCCGGAGCTTTATAA
- a CDS encoding dehalogenase, which produces MSTFLIFLAGVLFLAGILWIRPRAQKDLMWKTVLNWSLYVIWYAVTWMGISFVYINASVGHVKASSTAIFLFGGISIIMAIVLARFLGFIRINKKVNESIEA; this is translated from the coding sequence ATGAGTACATTCTTAATTTTTCTTGCCGGTGTGTTATTTTTAGCGGGGATACTTTGGATTAGACCTCGCGCCCAAAAGGATCTAATGTGGAAAACGGTACTGAACTGGTCCTTATATGTTATTTGGTATGCCGTTACTTGGATGGGGATTTCCTTTGTTTACATTAATGCTAGCGTAGGACACGTTAAGGCATCCAGCACGGCAATTTTCCTATTCGGAGGCATTTCGATCATAATGGCAATAGTGCTGGCGCGCTTCTTAGGGTTTATCCGTATCAATAAAAAGGTCAATGAATCAATCGAGGCTTAG
- a CDS encoding Crp/Fnr family transcriptional regulator — protein sequence MGRGEEGMKYDFSDEVSRTIPDTFYPVERLQKFTHLGIVKSYAKGSAITLPGDREPMLIYVLSGKVQNKMVTEDGREILHYFCGKNGILCKLFPMKHDNSYITTIEKCSVCFFTEAQLKVIFQIDDDIFFEILKNTFSKSLYYMMQTVEMELYNPTIRIVRLIYGLCISNGIPVGNSYEIRLELSQRTISEISGVHHVTISKVLGYLEKQKIIEKKKGKIIIHDLDRLKELTFEKHLF from the coding sequence ATGGGAAGGGGCGAAGAAGGTATGAAATACGATTTTTCTGATGAGGTGTCAAGAACCATTCCTGACACATTTTACCCTGTCGAGAGACTGCAAAAATTTACCCATCTAGGAATTGTGAAATCCTATGCAAAAGGGAGCGCTATTACTTTACCAGGGGATAGGGAGCCGATGCTAATCTATGTGCTTTCAGGAAAAGTCCAAAACAAAATGGTAACAGAGGACGGCAGGGAAATATTGCATTATTTTTGCGGCAAAAATGGAATCCTGTGCAAGCTCTTTCCGATGAAACATGATAATTCCTATATAACTACTATAGAAAAATGCAGCGTATGTTTTTTCACGGAGGCGCAGCTCAAAGTAATATTTCAAATAGATGATGATATATTTTTTGAAATCTTAAAGAACACTTTTTCTAAAAGCCTTTATTATATGATGCAAACAGTTGAAATGGAATTATACAATCCGACGATCAGGATAGTAAGACTGATTTACGGTCTATGCATTTCCAACGGAATACCCGTAGGAAATTCATATGAAATCCGTCTCGAATTGTCTCAGAGAACTATTTCTGAAATCTCAGGAGTCCATCATGTCACGATATCCAAAGTATTAGGATATTTGGAAAAGCAAAAGATTATTGAGAAAAAGAAAGGCAAAATCATTATCCATGATTTAGATAGATTAAAAGAGCTAACATTTGAGAAACATCTTTTTTAG